A DNA window from Vespula vulgaris chromosome 18, iyVesVulg1.1, whole genome shotgun sequence contains the following coding sequences:
- the LOC127070561 gene encoding epimerase family protein SDR39U1 — protein sequence MSLKHVVVGGGTGFIGKRIIDLLCQEGITYTIVSRKSGPNKISWTDVKENGLPKHTSAVINVAGQNVLDPTKRWSSGFKQVVRDSRVKTTETLAKAIEHTEAKAFVTISGVACYKPNDTTYTEESECISYDFLSELCRDWEAAAQLPQECKIRQVTIRSGVVLGKDGGMIKQIYLPFLLGLGGPIGSGNQYMPWIHINDLANIFLFAIKNDNVYGILNGVAPQPVTNKEFTKAFAQALKRPAIIPVPSIALNLIFNKERAKMMLEGQKVLPKRTEELGFQYQFSDINSACKDIVK from the exons atgtctttaaAACACGTCGTTGTAG GTGGAGGTACTGGATTTATAGGGAAACGTATAATAGACTTATTATGTCAAGAAGGTATAACGTATACAATTGTTTCACGAAAATCAGGTcctaataaaatttcttgg ACAGACGTAAAGGAAAATGGTCTTCCAAAACATACATCTGCTGTAATCAATGTTGCTGGTCAGAATGTACTTGATCCAACAAAACGTTGGTCGTCAGGGTTTAAGCAAGTTGTTAGAGACAGTCGAGTGAAAACTACAGAAACTTTAGCCAAAGCTATAGAGCATACAGAGGCTAAAGCCTTTGTTACTATTTCTGGTGTTGCATGTTATAAACCTAATGATACGACATATACAGAAGAAAGTGAATGTATATCTTATGATTTCTTATCAG AACTTTGTCGTGACTGGGAAGCTGCAGCACAACTTCCACAGGAGTGTAAAATTAGACAGGTCACTATTAGATCTGGAGTAGTGTTAGGTAAAGACGGTGGaatgataaaacaaatttacttGCCTTTCTTACTTGGGCTTGGTGGACCTATTGGTAGTGGAAATCAATATATGCCATGGATACATATTAATGATCTtgctaatatatttttatttgctataaaaaatgataatgtatATGGTATTTTAAATGGTGTAGCACCTCAg CCTGTGACTAATAAGGAGTTTACAAAAGCATTTGCTCAAGCATTAAAACGACCTGCTATAATACCTGTTCCAAGTATTGCtttaaatctaatttttaacaaagaaCGTGCAAAA ATGATGTTGGAGGGACAAAAGGTACTTCCTAAAAGAACTGAGGAATTGGGATTTCAATATCAGTTTTCCGATATAAATAGTGCCTGCAAagatattgttaaataa
- the LOC127070564 gene encoding uncharacterized protein LOC127070564 isoform X1: protein MILLTKPELIYLDKTKLHISRRPRFLTWLIFGLYTILFIWICYRVTNNIFFLIVSILGEITFCLDALGEWEDLILNKKTNEAVISRYTWSDKLCYKFLNKQSILMELDDIRYVGVSIELGLFIVHKSGKTISINMNGLTRKEIQILRKEINYFLNMSRMQCLDCFPSDPYDQLVVVSDSGKECFKKLPKKYKSTSISKEMLYSTNEMNDFKHSLQQHLSSPLLGSEKIVKICQEKHLRKGPYTANSASLTYSKYMKPTSVRSYEHDTNLKIC from the exons atgattttattgacCAAACCAGAACTTATATATTTGGATAAAACTAAACTTCATATATCAAGAAGACCAAGATTTTTAACCTGGCTTATATTTGGTT TATATACAATTCTTTTCATCTGGATATGTTATCGCgtgacaaataatattttttttctgatcgTTTCAATTCTGGGAGAGATTACGTTTTGTTTGGACGCTTTAGGGGAATGGGAAGatttaattctaaataaaaaaacgaatgaGGCCGTTATATCAAGATATACTTGGAGCGACAAgttatgttataaatttttaaataaacaatccATTCTGATGGAATTAGACGATATAAGATACGTTGGAGTATCTATAGAGTTAGGCCTCTTTATTGTTCATAAAAGTGGAAAAactatttctattaatatgaATGGCTTAACACgtaaagaaatacaaattttaagaaaagaaatcaattattttttgaatatgAGTCGTATGCAATGTTTAGATTGTTTTCCAAGTGATCCATACGACCAGCTCGTTGTTGTTTCAGATTCAGGAAAGGAATGTTTTAAGAAATTGCCTAAAAAGTATAAATCTACCTCTATATCTAAAGAAATGTTATATTCTACCAATGAAATGAATGATTTTAAACATTCGTTACAACAACATCTTAGTTCACCATTATTAGGATCTGAAAAGATTGTTAAGATTTGTCAAGAAAAGCATTTAAGAAAAGGACCATATACTGCAAATAGTGCGTCTCTTACTTATTCTAAATATATGAAACCTACTTCTGTACGTTCTTACGAACATGATACTAATCTAAagatttgttaa
- the LOC127070564 gene encoding uncharacterized protein LOC127070564 isoform X2, which yields MILLTKPELIYLDKTKLHISRRPRFLTWLIFGYSGKECFKKLPKKYKSTSISKEMLYSTNEMNDFKHSLQQHLSSPLLGSEKIVKICQEKHLRKGPYTANSASLTYSKYMKPTSVRSYEHDTNLKIC from the exons atgattttattgacCAAACCAGAACTTATATATTTGGATAAAACTAAACTTCATATATCAAGAAGACCAAGATTTTTAACCTGGCTTATATTTGGTT ATTCAGGAAAGGAATGTTTTAAGAAATTGCCTAAAAAGTATAAATCTACCTCTATATCTAAAGAAATGTTATATTCTACCAATGAAATGAATGATTTTAAACATTCGTTACAACAACATCTTAGTTCACCATTATTAGGATCTGAAAAGATTGTTAAGATTTGTCAAGAAAAGCATTTAAGAAAAGGACCATATACTGCAAATAGTGCGTCTCTTACTTATTCTAAATATATGAAACCTACTTCTGTACGTTCTTACGAACATGATACTAATCTAAagatttgttaa